In the genome of Leeuwenhoekiella sp. MAR_2009_132, one region contains:
- a CDS encoding META domain-containing protein, with translation MKATTTILLVIIICFSSCKSSDKKMLGPKGEYLVETIDKDSVVDKQITIKFNPEKGQINGTGVCNSYSSTYVVSAENIKFSPAMATKMMCPEGTSLEYNFFQSLLKANTYKLKKGILSIYNAENKLILTAKED, from the coding sequence ATGAAAGCAACCACAACCATCTTACTCGTAATTATAATTTGTTTTAGTTCGTGCAAATCTTCAGATAAGAAAATGCTGGGCCCTAAAGGAGAATATCTTGTAGAAACAATAGATAAAGACTCTGTAGTAGATAAGCAAATTACTATAAAATTTAACCCTGAAAAAGGCCAGATTAATGGTACGGGAGTTTGTAACAGTTATAGTTCTACATACGTCGTGAGTGCAGAGAATATAAAGTTTTCTCCTGCAATGGCTACAAAAATGATGTGTCCTGAAGGAACTTCTTTAGAATATAACTTTTTCCAATCATTACTAAAGGCAAATACCTACAAATTAAAAAAAGGCATTTTAAGTATTTATAATGCCGAAAATAAATTGATTTTGACAGCAAAAGAGGATTAA
- a CDS encoding SufE family protein, protein MSSIQEIQNEIVEEFEMFDDWMQRYEYMIELGKSLPLIDEKYKTKEYIIKGCQSKVWVHANLNEDKIEFTADSDAIITKGIIAILIRSFSNQPPQEILDADTSFIDKIGLKEHLSPTRANGLVSMIKQIKLYAIAYQAKANSN, encoded by the coding sequence ATGAGTAGTATACAAGAAATACAAAACGAAATTGTTGAAGAATTTGAGATGTTTGATGACTGGATGCAGCGCTATGAGTATATGATAGAGTTGGGTAAGTCACTGCCTCTTATTGATGAGAAATACAAAACCAAAGAATATATTATTAAGGGATGCCAGAGTAAAGTGTGGGTTCACGCTAATCTGAATGAAGATAAAATAGAATTTACTGCAGATAGTGATGCTATTATTACAAAGGGTATAATTGCTATTTTAATCCGTTCATTTTCTAATCAGCCACCACAGGAAATTTTAGATGCAGACACTTCCTTTATTGATAAAATAGGTTTAAAAGAGCACCTTTCACCTACACGTGCAAACGGGTTAGTGAGTATGATTAAACAAATTAAATTATATGCCATAGCCTATCAGGCTAAGGCAAATTCTAATTAG
- a CDS encoding DUF59 domain-containing protein, with product MSDTKEIDTKELGEKVVRVLKTIYDPEIPVDIYELGLIYDVFVNEDYETKILMTLTTPNCPVAETLPVEVEEKVKTIDMVKDCEVEITFDPPWTQDLMSDEAKLELGLL from the coding sequence ATGAGCGATACAAAAGAAATAGATACAAAAGAACTTGGCGAAAAAGTCGTTCGTGTTTTAAAAACTATATATGATCCTGAAATCCCGGTTGATATTTATGAATTGGGATTAATCTATGACGTTTTTGTAAATGAAGATTATGAGACTAAAATCCTTATGACTTTAACAACTCCTAACTGTCCGGTAGCAGAAACGCTTCCAGTAGAGGTAGAAGAAAAAGTAAAAACTATTGATATGGTCAAAGACTGCGAGGTAGAGATTACGTTCGACCCGCCGTGGACACAAGATCTTATGAGTGATGAAGCAAAATTAGAGTTAGGGTTGCTTTAA
- a CDS encoding DUF2480 family protein, which yields MEEIINRVANSKLITFNLEDLYLSGKREVIDISQWLTEGFILREKDFRESLKNYDWSVYQDTFVALSCSTDAIVPAWAFMLVSTYLQPVAKKIVVGTLTDLETVLYAEEIQTLDVSEYRDQYVIIKGCSNKPVPQNAYILLTQKLQATVKNLMFGEACSSVPLYKSK from the coding sequence ATGGAGGAAATCATAAATAGAGTAGCAAACAGTAAACTTATCACGTTTAATCTGGAAGATTTATATCTTTCGGGTAAACGTGAGGTTATTGATATCTCCCAGTGGCTAACTGAAGGTTTTATTTTACGAGAAAAAGACTTTCGGGAAAGTTTAAAAAACTATGATTGGTCTGTATATCAAGACACCTTTGTAGCGTTATCTTGCAGTACTGATGCAATCGTACCGGCCTGGGCATTTATGCTCGTCTCAACATATCTACAGCCGGTAGCTAAGAAAATAGTGGTAGGTACTCTAACAGACCTGGAAACGGTTTTATATGCTGAAGAAATTCAAACACTCGATGTTTCTGAATATAGAGATCAGTATGTTATAATAAAAGGGTGCTCCAATAAGCCTGTACCTCAAAATGCTTATATTTTACTTACTCAAAAATTACAAGCAACAGTAAAAAATTTAATGTTTGGTGAAGCCTGTTCTTCAGTTCCACTCTACAAATCAAAATAG
- a CDS encoding DUF3078 domain-containing protein, with translation MKKIIFMLLAICSFSFAQAQEKTEEELKQEMAPKKAEIAKLQKEVGALQAQIDNMPGWKFGAFGTVGANFSRFSSWYSQGTPNVSSANAAITVNAFANRKEEKYFWRNALNLNLGWVKFDDRDDENDDDSFRNATDVFNITSLYGYKLSEKLAVSTLGEYRTTILDNFNDPGYLDLGVGMTWTPITNLTVVVHPLNYNFVFSSGETVYESSLGAKIVADYTRQIGKIAFKSNLSAFQSYKSSDYSNFTWINAFNYKLFNNIGVGFEVGLRGNKQENLANAIEEAAALTPPGTVPTFDSIDSQLQSYYILGLTYSF, from the coding sequence ATGAAAAAAATTATTTTTATGTTACTGGCTATCTGTAGTTTCAGCTTTGCGCAGGCGCAAGAAAAGACAGAAGAAGAATTAAAGCAGGAAATGGCTCCTAAGAAAGCTGAAATTGCAAAACTACAGAAAGAAGTAGGTGCGTTGCAGGCTCAAATAGACAATATGCCTGGCTGGAAATTTGGGGCATTTGGTACTGTAGGAGCAAACTTTAGCAGATTTAGCAGCTGGTATTCTCAGGGTACTCCTAATGTATCTTCAGCTAATGCAGCAATTACAGTAAATGCATTTGCTAATAGAAAAGAAGAAAAATACTTCTGGCGTAATGCATTAAATCTAAATTTAGGCTGGGTAAAATTTGATGATCGCGATGATGAAAATGATGATGACAGCTTCCGTAATGCTACAGATGTTTTTAATATTACTTCACTTTATGGTTATAAACTAAGTGAAAAACTAGCTGTTTCAACACTTGGTGAATATCGTACTACAATTCTTGACAACTTTAATGATCCTGGTTATTTAGACCTGGGTGTGGGTATGACCTGGACTCCAATAACCAATTTGACGGTGGTTGTACACCCGTTAAACTACAATTTTGTATTTAGCAGTGGGGAAACCGTATATGAGTCTTCTTTAGGTGCAAAAATTGTTGCAGACTACACACGCCAGATTGGTAAAATTGCTTTTAAATCAAACCTGTCAGCTTTCCAAAGCTATAAGAGTAGTGACTATTCAAACTTTACGTGGATCAATGCATTCAACTACAAATTATTTAACAATATAGGTGTTGGTTTTGAAGTAGGCTTGCGCGGTAACAAGCAAGAAAACTTAGCAAATGCTATTGAAGAAGCTGCGGCATTAACTCCTCCGGGAACTGTACCTACTTTTGATAGTATAGACAGCCAGTTACAATCATATTATATTTTAGGGCTTACCTATTCGTTTTAA
- the hflX gene encoding GTPase HflX, with amino-acid sequence MIEENTIEYEKTVLIGVITQYQDEEKSTEYLDELEFLSYTAGGEVLKRFTQKMESPNPKTFLGTGKMEEVRAYVEQYEVGTAIFDDELSPAQQKNIEKILKCKVVDRTNLILDIFAQRAQTSYARTQVELAQYEYLLPRLAGMWTHLERQRGGIGMRGPGETEIETDRRIVRDRISLLKKKLEKIDRQQAVQRGNRGALVRVALVGYTNVGKSTLMNVISKSEVFAENKLFATLDTTVRKVVIRNLPFLLSDTVGFIRKLPTQLVESFKSTLDEVREADLLLHIVDISHPQFEDHIASVNQIMDEIGGADKPMLMVFNKIDAYTHKTIDDDDLVTERTEEHFTLEEWERTWMSRADGDAIFISALNKDNMDAFKKKVYERVREIHITRFPYNSFLYPEYDLYTGNDDEEE; translated from the coding sequence ATGATAGAAGAGAATACAATAGAATACGAGAAAACCGTCTTAATCGGTGTAATCACGCAGTATCAGGACGAGGAAAAATCGACTGAGTATCTTGATGAACTCGAGTTTTTATCATACACCGCAGGTGGTGAAGTGCTGAAGCGTTTTACTCAAAAAATGGAATCTCCTAATCCTAAAACGTTTTTAGGAACCGGTAAGATGGAAGAAGTACGTGCCTATGTTGAGCAATATGAAGTAGGTACTGCGATTTTTGATGACGAATTGAGCCCGGCACAGCAAAAGAATATTGAAAAAATACTCAAATGTAAAGTTGTAGATCGTACAAACCTGATTCTTGACATTTTTGCACAACGTGCACAAACAAGTTATGCGCGTACACAGGTAGAACTTGCTCAATATGAATATTTATTACCACGCCTTGCAGGTATGTGGACGCACCTTGAGCGGCAGCGTGGAGGTATAGGTATGCGCGGACCCGGTGAAACTGAAATCGAAACAGATAGACGTATTGTGCGTGATCGCATCTCCCTACTAAAAAAGAAATTAGAAAAAATAGACCGTCAACAAGCTGTACAACGTGGCAATCGTGGTGCTTTAGTACGCGTAGCATTAGTGGGTTACACTAACGTAGGTAAGTCTACTTTAATGAATGTAATCAGTAAAAGTGAGGTGTTTGCCGAAAATAAATTGTTTGCAACCCTGGATACCACGGTACGCAAGGTCGTTATACGCAATCTTCCTTTTTTGTTGAGCGATACGGTAGGATTTATTAGAAAGTTGCCTACGCAGCTCGTAGAATCCTTTAAAAGTACACTAGACGAGGTGCGCGAAGCTGATCTTCTATTGCACATTGTAGATATATCCCATCCTCAGTTTGAAGATCATATTGCATCTGTAAATCAAATTATGGATGAAATAGGTGGTGCTGATAAACCTATGCTTATGGTGTTTAATAAAATTGATGCCTACACCCATAAAACAATAGACGACGATGATCTGGTAACCGAACGTACTGAAGAACATTTTACATTAGAAGAATGGGAACGTACCTGGATGTCACGAGCAGATGGTGATGCTATTTTCATTTCGGCTTTAAATAAGGATAATATGGATGCCTTTAAGAAAAAGGTTTATGAGCGTGTACGTGAGATACACATTACACGTTTTCCTTATAATAGTTTCTTATATCCTGAGTACGATTTGTATACAGGTAATGATGACGAGGAAGAATAA
- a CDS encoding endonuclease has translation MPQNNLAIAFYNLENLFDTQNDPNIFDDDFTPKGELKWDATRYAKKLNDQSAIIAEIGKEETGTSPVLLGVAEVENKKVLNDLITTEALKNLNYAFVHHNSPDERGIDTALLYKKDHFEVLESRSYSLHLETAEGLRDFTRDILYVHGKLKDVPVYILVNHWPSRREGLEESNPKRILAAKRNREILQEIQAKDPEARIIIMGDFNDDPQSVAVRDHLVSTDFYNPMIFLLTRYAGSLTHRGDWYLFDQIILSPNWMKAYENPLEYVKSAIFNPAHLAEAAGKYKGNPLRTYAGDNYLGGPSDHFPVYTIFKTEPN, from the coding sequence ATGCCTCAAAATAATTTGGCAATAGCCTTTTATAATCTTGAAAATCTTTTTGACACGCAAAATGATCCCAACATCTTTGATGACGACTTTACTCCTAAGGGAGAGTTGAAGTGGGATGCAACGCGCTACGCTAAAAAACTTAATGATCAAAGCGCTATAATTGCTGAAATAGGAAAAGAAGAAACTGGCACTTCTCCCGTTTTATTGGGGGTAGCTGAAGTTGAAAATAAAAAAGTACTGAATGATCTTATAACTACCGAGGCTTTAAAAAATCTTAATTACGCATTTGTACATCACAACTCCCCAGATGAGCGCGGAATAGATACGGCTCTGTTATATAAGAAAGATCATTTTGAAGTTTTAGAATCTAGAAGTTACTCACTTCATTTAGAAACTGCAGAAGGTTTACGTGATTTCACACGTGATATTTTATATGTGCACGGTAAGTTAAAGGATGTCCCCGTGTATATTCTTGTTAATCACTGGCCCTCTAGACGCGAGGGGCTTGAAGAATCTAACCCAAAACGTATTCTCGCGGCAAAACGTAACCGTGAAATTTTACAGGAAATACAGGCAAAAGATCCAGAAGCACGAATTATAATAATGGGTGATTTTAACGATGATCCTCAGAGCGTAGCTGTCCGTGATCACCTGGTATCTACAGATTTTTACAACCCGATGATATTTCTGCTAACACGTTATGCAGGATCTTTAACTCATCGAGGAGACTGGTATTTATTTGATCAAATAATCTTATCGCCAAACTGGATGAAGGCGTACGAGAACCCATTAGAATATGTGAAGTCTGCAATTTTCAATCCTGCTCACTTAGCTGAGGCAGCGGGGAAGTATAAAGGAAATCCCTTGCGCACGTATGCAGGAGACAACTATCTGGGAGGTCCCAGCGATCATTTCCCCGTGTACACGATTTTTAAAACTGAACCTAACTAG
- a CDS encoding DUF1456 family protein, translated as MALSNNDVFKKLRVALKLRDDDIVKICALVDFAVTKSELGAIFRSEDHPKYVECGDQFLRNFLNGLVIHMRGPMPDKRPKKDALKTEEKKKRSTKKD; from the coding sequence ATGGCTTTATCAAATAACGATGTTTTTAAAAAATTAAGGGTAGCATTAAAATTACGCGATGATGATATCGTAAAAATTTGTGCTCTAGTAGATTTTGCAGTTACTAAAAGCGAATTAGGTGCAATCTTTAGAAGCGAAGATCACCCCAAGTATGTAGAATGTGGCGATCAATTTCTCCGCAATTTCCTAAACGGACTAGTCATTCATATGCGCGGGCCCATGCCAGATAAGAGACCTAAAAAAGATGCTCTTAAAACTGAAGAAAAAAAGAAGCGAAGTACTAAGAAAGACTAG
- a CDS encoding peptide deformylase encodes MIRSLVTAVVLISCLSCTSAKKDIQATSTASQFTESDRSLIMAADGTKPMRVFKITKESDSILLRTPSQHVIVDPNDPELKNLIDRMYATVRDSLSLGAGIAAPQVGVLKNIAWVQRFDKEGFPFEVIINPVIKQYSKKKQDCPEGCLSIPGRRDTLSSRAYAILVEYDKPDTSHMVEMVEDFTAVIFQHEIDHLNGIIYLDHLKQEIKDAQGLKTLNNLKN; translated from the coding sequence ATGATACGATCCCTAGTTACGGCAGTTGTACTAATTAGTTGCTTAAGCTGCACAAGTGCAAAAAAAGATATTCAGGCTACTTCTACAGCTTCACAATTTACAGAAAGTGACAGATCTTTAATTATGGCCGCAGATGGTACTAAACCTATGCGCGTATTTAAAATTACAAAAGAGAGCGACTCCATTTTATTGAGAACACCTAGTCAACATGTAATTGTTGACCCCAATGATCCAGAACTTAAGAATTTAATAGACCGAATGTACGCTACGGTAAGAGATAGTTTATCTCTAGGTGCAGGCATCGCGGCACCACAAGTAGGAGTTTTAAAAAATATAGCCTGGGTTCAGCGTTTTGATAAAGAGGGTTTTCCTTTTGAAGTAATTATTAACCCCGTAATAAAACAATATTCTAAGAAAAAGCAAGACTGCCCAGAAGGCTGCCTTTCTATTCCCGGAAGACGCGATACACTTTCTAGTAGAGCGTATGCAATTTTAGTAGAATATGACAAACCAGATACCAGTCATATGGTAGAAATGGTAGAAGATTTTACGGCTGTTATTTTTCAGCACGAGATAGATCATTTGAACGGTATTATCTATCTAGACCATTTAAAACAGGAAATCAAAGATGCTCAAGGCCTCAAAACCTTAAATAATCTGAAGAATTAA
- a CDS encoding DUF5689 domain-containing protein: MRHLNYFTVLIILVFISCVDSEFEIPETSAIDPELIGTEVPLVSVKNILAQSTEGIVTFRDTDTYFVGYVISSDVAGNFFREVVVQDKPENPTSGITIQLNQNAIYTYYELGRKIYVNLNGLSATTENGIVQLGIRDGNSITEIPTSLIANHITRSNEIATLVPLPITIADFSDDTENLLISLPSAQFNRNEILGTTRKTFAGEATDEFDGIRILETCDARGRTLVSTSTFAGFKAVELPLGGGSIQGILSRDFYDDFYILRLNTLEDISFDTGNRCDPNELKCGLADAEGVQILFQDDFSAQTRNQPITGNGWTNFNEYGNQFWEAYTATGTNASQGVSARIDSYQSGDALTMCWLITPPIDLQTNSNVKIRFETSNSFADGSDLEVLFSSDWDGEQATITQANWLVLDDAFVIRDQDFFGDWYSSGIVNLSCAEGSTGYVAFKYIGSTKDAFDGTYQLDNITITSD, encoded by the coding sequence ATGAGACATCTTAACTATTTTACAGTCTTGATTATACTTGTATTCATTTCTTGCGTAGATTCTGAATTTGAAATCCCCGAAACGTCTGCAATTGATCCCGAACTTATTGGCACAGAAGTACCTTTAGTTTCGGTTAAAAATATACTTGCTCAAAGTACAGAGGGCATTGTCACCTTTAGAGATACAGATACCTATTTTGTAGGCTATGTCATAAGTAGTGATGTTGCCGGTAATTTTTTTAGAGAAGTAGTTGTTCAGGACAAACCCGAAAATCCCACAAGTGGAATCACCATTCAGCTTAATCAAAATGCAATTTACACCTATTATGAATTAGGCAGAAAAATTTACGTAAATCTCAACGGACTTTCAGCAACTACAGAAAATGGCATTGTACAGTTAGGAATCAGAGATGGTAATTCTATCACCGAAATCCCTACCTCGCTCATTGCAAATCACATTACCAGAAGCAACGAAATAGCCACACTCGTCCCCTTACCTATTACCATCGCAGACTTCTCTGACGACACCGAAAATTTATTAATAAGCTTGCCCAGTGCGCAATTTAACCGTAACGAAATTTTAGGTACTACCCGCAAGACCTTTGCCGGTGAGGCTACAGATGAGTTTGACGGCATTCGCATCTTAGAAACCTGTGACGCACGTGGGAGAACCTTAGTAAGTACCAGTACTTTTGCCGGTTTTAAAGCTGTTGAACTTCCCTTAGGAGGTGGAAGTATACAGGGGATTTTAAGTCGGGATTTTTATGATGATTTTTATATTCTACGCTTAAATACACTCGAAGATATTTCTTTTGATACAGGAAATAGATGTGATCCTAACGAACTCAAATGTGGTCTAGCAGATGCTGAAGGAGTTCAGATTTTGTTTCAGGATGATTTTAGTGCACAAACGCGCAATCAACCCATTACTGGTAATGGCTGGACCAATTTTAATGAATACGGCAATCAGTTTTGGGAGGCTTATACTGCAACCGGTACAAATGCCTCTCAAGGAGTTTCTGCCCGCATAGACTCCTATCAATCTGGTGACGCCCTTACTATGTGTTGGTTAATTACTCCGCCAATAGATTTACAAACTAATTCTAATGTAAAAATACGTTTTGAAACCAGCAATAGTTTTGCAGATGGCAGTGATCTCGAAGTACTTTTCAGCTCAGACTGGGACGGGGAGCAAGCAACAATTACACAAGCAAACTGGTTAGTTTTAGATGATGCATTTGTTATACGAGATCAGGATTTTTTTGGAGACTGGTACAGTTCGGGTATAGTAAACCTTTCCTGTGCAGAGGGCTCTACAGGTTATGTAGCTTTTAAATATATAGGAAGTACAAAAGATGCTTTTGACGGTACATATCAACTCGATAATATAACCATAACATCAGATTAG
- a CDS encoding carboxypeptidase regulatory-like domain-containing protein, producing MRTLVFVYLLVIYGYKLSSQEYTIYGNVRDATTATSIPEVLVTLKNSKFSITTTGDGAFILEGVTLDGKQQLVLSKAGYKTLILPITLEGGKELNLFYIPLEIDLKELNEELDRISLTETELNSDEEQQDNIISGLLGATNDAFSNAAAYDFSSTFFRPRGLDSKYSKVLINGIELNKINTGRPQWGNWGGLNDVMRNREFSLGIQPSEYSFGAPAGVLHFNMHASQYRRGGRVSYAYANRTYTGRVMGSYSSGLSTKGWAFTILGSRRFGAKGAIKGTSYEANSIFLSIEKKLTQNHRINLVAFYTPNRRGRSTALTQEVIDLKGNDYNPNWGLQNGKIRNSRMREIEEPIFILSHEWSLSDKTTLSTNLAYQRGTTKNSRIDYTGSTLITSSEGQESFIGGARNPAPNYYQNLPSYFLRFPNPTAANYQNAYLAQEAFTNDGQLDWSQLYAANTIATNAGLNSIYAVQNDVNKDSFVQASSILNSNFSEHFKLTAGASVSTLKSSNYAQLEDLLGGNTWLDIDNFAEDDASTGGNLAQTDLNNRNRIVREGDRYKYNFDISAFKASGFTQLQATFKHIDFYTALQAGTVNYQRNGLYENGYYPGEASLGKSSEINFTTYGLKGGFTYKFSGKHFALFNAGLQSLELPSNTVFTNSRQNNAVIEDASAEKLLNLDASYVYRSALLKAKLTGYYLDFANGSELSFFYTQSLQSPLIEQGNALVQEVTTNISRRNIGLELGIEYKILPTLTFKTAAALSQNTFTNNPDVYYTTTLANNKITFGDGTVKLKNYHVSGGPEQAIQLGFDYRDPDFWWLGASINRFSNAYIDVSNLRRSGAFSTDYDGLPFNDFDPAIARDLLIQEKIGSYYLLNIVGGKSWLVKGRSIGFFATINNALNTKYKTGGFEDSRIADYRGLQEEKEREQPLFGNRYFLGYGATIYANLYVRF from the coding sequence TTGCGAACATTAGTATTTGTCTATTTATTAGTTATTTACGGGTATAAATTATCTTCTCAAGAATATACCATATATGGAAACGTTAGAGATGCAACTACAGCGACCAGTATTCCGGAAGTTCTCGTGACTTTAAAAAATTCTAAATTCAGTATTACGACTACGGGCGATGGTGCGTTTATATTAGAAGGTGTAACGCTAGACGGGAAGCAACAATTAGTTCTTAGTAAAGCAGGATATAAAACACTTATACTACCTATAACGCTAGAAGGAGGTAAAGAACTTAACCTGTTTTATATTCCTTTAGAAATTGATCTTAAAGAACTAAATGAAGAACTAGATCGTATAAGTCTAACAGAAACTGAACTCAACAGCGATGAAGAGCAACAAGACAATATTATTTCAGGACTTTTAGGTGCTACCAATGATGCTTTTAGCAACGCTGCTGCTTATGACTTTAGTTCAACATTTTTTCGACCGCGTGGTCTCGATAGTAAATACAGTAAGGTTCTTATCAATGGCATAGAATTAAATAAGATAAATACCGGCAGACCACAGTGGGGTAACTGGGGAGGTCTTAATGACGTGATGCGCAACAGAGAATTTAGTTTAGGTATTCAACCTAGTGAATATAGTTTTGGCGCTCCCGCAGGTGTACTTCATTTTAATATGCATGCTTCCCAATACAGACGCGGTGGGCGAGTATCTTATGCTTATGCAAACCGAACCTACACCGGCAGAGTTATGGGGAGCTACAGCAGCGGATTAAGTACAAAGGGTTGGGCATTTACAATTTTAGGCTCCAGAAGATTTGGTGCCAAGGGAGCTATAAAAGGAACTTCGTATGAAGCTAACTCGATATTTTTAAGTATTGAAAAGAAACTAACTCAAAATCACCGCATAAATCTGGTTGCTTTTTATACACCTAACCGTAGAGGAAGAAGTACTGCCCTTACCCAAGAGGTAATTGATTTAAAAGGTAACGACTACAACCCTAACTGGGGATTACAAAACGGAAAAATTAGAAATTCCCGTATGCGTGAGATTGAGGAACCTATTTTTATTTTAAGTCATGAATGGTCTCTAAGCGATAAAACTACATTAAGCACAAATCTCGCTTATCAACGTGGAACAACTAAAAATTCACGTATTGATTATACAGGAAGTACGCTAATCACGAGCTCTGAAGGTCAGGAAAGTTTTATAGGCGGGGCCCGCAACCCTGCACCCAATTACTATCAAAATTTACCCAGCTACTTTCTTAGATTTCCCAATCCTACGGCTGCAAATTATCAAAATGCCTATCTCGCTCAAGAAGCATTTACAAACGATGGCCAGCTAGACTGGTCTCAATTGTATGCTGCAAATACGATTGCTACAAATGCCGGTTTAAACAGTATTTATGCTGTACAAAATGATGTAAATAAAGACAGCTTTGTACAGGCGTCAAGTATCTTAAATAGTAATTTTTCTGAACATTTTAAGCTTACAGCAGGTGCCTCTGTTTCAACACTCAAAAGTTCAAACTATGCACAACTAGAAGATTTATTAGGTGGAAACACCTGGCTTGATATAGATAATTTTGCTGAAGATGATGCTTCTACAGGAGGTAACCTCGCACAAACCGACTTAAATAACAGGAATCGAATTGTACGGGAAGGAGATCGCTACAAATACAATTTTGATATTTCTGCATTTAAAGCATCTGGATTTACACAACTACAGGCCACTTTTAAACACATTGATTTTTATACTGCATTACAGGCAGGCACGGTAAACTATCAACGTAATGGGTTGTATGAAAATGGCTATTATCCCGGCGAGGCATCTTTAGGCAAAAGTTCGGAGATTAACTTTACAACCTATGGCTTAAAAGGTGGATTTACCTATAAATTTTCAGGAAAGCATTTTGCGCTTTTCAATGCAGGTTTACAATCACTTGAACTTCCATCTAACACAGTATTTACAAATTCACGACAAAACAATGCTGTAATAGAAGATGCTTCCGCAGAGAAACTTCTCAACCTTGATGCAAGTTATGTCTATCGCAGTGCATTACTCAAAGCAAAACTCACCGGTTATTATCTTGATTTTGCTAACGGAAGCGAACTTTCATTTTTCTATACACAGTCACTACAAAGCCCCTTAATTGAGCAAGGCAATGCACTGGTTCAGGAAGTAACTACTAATATTTCGAGAAGAAATATAGGTCTTGAACTGGGTATTGAATATAAAATCCTACCCACTCTAACCTTTAAAACAGCTGCTGCCCTATCTCAAAATACATTTACAAACAACCCAGATGTTTATTACACAACAACACTCGCAAATAACAAAATTACATTTGGCGACGGCACAGTAAAACTCAAGAATTACCACGTATCTGGTGGCCCAGAGCAAGCCATACAACTTGGTTTTGACTACAGAGATCCCGATTTCTGGTGGCTTGGCGCAAGCATTAACAGATTTTCAAATGCATATATAGATGTGAGTAACCTACGCAGATCAGGAGCATTTTCTACAGATTATGACGGTCTCCCGTTTAATGATTTTGATCCTGCAATTGCGAGAGACCTACTCATTCAGGAAAAAATAGGCTCGTATTATTTGCTAAATATTGTAGGTGGTAAATCCTGGCTAGTAAAAGGGCGTTCAATTGGCTTTTTTGCAACTATTAATAATGCGCTAAATACTAAATACAAGACCGGTGGTTTTGAAGATTCACGTATCGCCGACTACAGGGGTTTACAAGAAGAAAAAGAACGAGAGCAGCCCCTCTTTGGAAACCGCTATTTTCTAGGTTATGGCGCAACTATTTATGCAAATCTCTATGTACGCTTTTAA